A stretch of the Sulfurospirillum sp. UCH001 genome encodes the following:
- a CDS encoding methyl-accepting chemotaxis protein, translating into MSFKAKIILTISVLMFLSLGAFSLFSYIDTKKNSVVQVEASLQMASRALTDYIDLWVASKKSGVAGAARSLSHVTDDAELEARLKEMSKTYDAMESYAGFEDGKMIYGSGKKKAEGYDPRSRGWYKQAKSEGKVGITDAYVGATAKVLMVTVMAPIMRNGSMVGVVGIDLPLETLVKAVGDVNFNGGYGMLLDTKKMIVAHPNKELLGTESTLSKEFKEKKEGFIEYEFQGANKIFAFKVSSETGWIPGITFDKETAYAFLNAQIRNLMLMGLVMLILSIGVMIVLIKALLKPLDTLNGVVQELSSSEGDLRQRLSVASNDEFAQVSRNINKFIEKLHEIVKKSKTISNENASISEELSRTASEVVRNVDTESKIVESTKEEGIALVKSIETSVVKAKDSQKALSATQKDISDVKAKVEQLEYTMQATAAKEQNLAERLNTVSHNANEVKDVLNIIRDIADQTNLLALNAAIEAARAGEHGRGFAVVADEVRKLAERTQKSLVEIDATINVVVQSIMDANTDIAANAGEVNALASISIELQDGMNSVETIIHKTIDESHHTVNDFIDTASKIKKIVDEIEKINTISKENVGSIDNVSQASEHLHVMTENLNNELGKFKS; encoded by the coding sequence ATGTCGTTTAAAGCCAAGATCATTCTAACCATCTCCGTATTGATGTTTTTAAGCTTAGGCGCATTTAGCCTCTTTAGCTACATCGACACAAAGAAAAACAGCGTTGTGCAAGTTGAAGCCAGTCTACAAATGGCATCACGTGCATTGACAGATTATATCGACCTCTGGGTTGCTTCTAAAAAAAGTGGTGTTGCTGGAGCGGCACGCTCATTGAGTCATGTCACAGATGATGCAGAGTTAGAAGCAAGACTGAAAGAGATGAGTAAGACATACGATGCAATGGAATCCTATGCTGGATTTGAAGATGGTAAAATGATTTATGGTAGTGGCAAGAAAAAAGCTGAAGGATATGATCCAAGATCAAGAGGCTGGTACAAACAGGCAAAAAGCGAAGGGAAAGTGGGCATTACAGATGCCTATGTTGGTGCAACTGCGAAAGTCCTTATGGTTACTGTCATGGCACCTATTATGAGAAATGGATCAATGGTTGGTGTTGTTGGCATCGATCTTCCTTTAGAAACCCTAGTAAAAGCTGTTGGCGATGTTAATTTTAACGGTGGTTACGGCATGCTCCTTGATACCAAAAAAATGATCGTTGCACACCCAAATAAAGAACTTCTTGGTACAGAATCAACCTTAAGCAAAGAGTTTAAAGAAAAAAAAGAGGGATTTATCGAGTACGAATTCCAAGGTGCTAATAAAATTTTTGCGTTTAAAGTCTCTTCTGAGACCGGTTGGATTCCTGGAATTACTTTTGATAAAGAAACCGCGTATGCTTTTTTAAATGCACAAATTAGAAATCTCATGTTAATGGGCCTTGTAATGCTTATCCTCTCCATCGGAGTAATGATTGTGCTGATTAAAGCTCTACTCAAACCACTGGATACTCTCAATGGTGTAGTACAAGAGCTCTCAAGTAGTGAAGGTGATCTTAGACAAAGACTTTCTGTTGCTTCCAATGATGAATTTGCTCAAGTGTCACGTAACATTAATAAATTCATTGAAAAGCTTCATGAGATTGTGAAAAAGTCTAAAACGATTAGTAATGAAAATGCCTCTATCTCAGAAGAACTCTCACGTACCGCATCAGAAGTCGTACGTAATGTAGACACAGAGTCTAAAATCGTTGAGAGTACAAAAGAAGAAGGTATTGCATTAGTTAAAAGTATTGAAACCTCTGTTGTAAAAGCCAAAGATTCTCAAAAAGCACTCAGTGCTACTCAAAAAGATATCTCTGATGTAAAAGCTAAAGTAGAACAACTCGAATACACCATGCAAGCCACAGCTGCAAAAGAGCAAAACTTGGCTGAACGTCTTAATACAGTAAGCCATAATGCCAATGAAGTCAAAGATGTTCTAAACATCATTAGAGATATTGCCGATCAAACCAACCTTTTAGCCCTCAATGCAGCGATTGAAGCTGCAAGGGCAGGAGAGCATGGACGTGGTTTTGCCGTGGTTGCCGATGAAGTACGAAAGTTGGCTGAGAGAACACAAAAAAGCTTGGTTGAGATTGATGCAACCATCAATGTGGTGGTTCAATCCATTATGGATGCCAATACTGATATTGCTGCCAATGCAGGAGAAGTCAATGCATTAGCATCTATCTCTATAGAACTTCAAGATGGTATGAACAGTGTCGAAACCATTATTCATAAAACCATTGATGAATCACACCATACAGTTAATGACTTTATCGATACCGCTTCTAAAATCAAAAAGATTGTGGATGAGATCGAGAAGATCAATACCATCTCTAAAGAGAATGTTGGAAGTATCGACAATGTTTCTCAAGCTTCTGAACACCTCCATGTGATGACTGAAAACCTTAACAACGAACTGGGTAAGTTTAAGTCGTAA
- a CDS encoding methyl-accepting chemotaxis protein — MHFKTKVTLIISLLICISLTAFGVVSYIDTKKNSITQVETNLKMASRSLTDYIDLWVLSKKNSLSSAARMLSDIENMSEAQAKAILQETTKASEGRDSFLGIESSGIMIYGSNTIPKVDPRTRPWYVMGKTTGKAGMTDIYRGSADPIDLVAVMAPIVKNGKIVGVVATSFELKHIVKAVSDINFNGGYGMLLDAKKIIVAHPKAEMLGKESILATKLKGDPEGLIEYAFEGENKIFAYKASEETNWIPGITFDKDMAYAFLNSQVKELFIMGLIMLILSVGIMIFLIKMLLQPLDQLNQVVQDLSSSEGDLRQRLQAASNDEFGQVSGNINKFIEKLHEIVKKSKEISNENASISEELSRTASEVVRNVDAEAKIVSKTKDNGIALTSAIEASVQKATASQEALRKTQQDINTVKNQAEQLERTMQETAVKEQSLADRLNTVSHNANEVKEVLSIIRDIADQTNLLALNAAIEAARAGEHGRGFAVVADEVRKLAERTQKSLVEIDATINVVVQSIMDANTDIAHNAEEVNALASISIELQNGMNNIDTTIQKTIQDAHATVDNFVHTATQIKGMVEEIEKINVISKENVTSIDNVSQASEHLHAMTENLNNELGKFKS; from the coding sequence ATGCACTTTAAGACAAAAGTCACTTTGATTATCTCACTCTTAATCTGTATTAGCCTTACAGCATTTGGTGTTGTAAGCTATATCGATACAAAGAAAAATAGTATTACTCAAGTTGAGACAAACCTCAAAATGGCATCTCGCTCATTAACCGATTATATTGATCTATGGGTTTTGAGTAAGAAAAATAGCCTCTCAAGCGCTGCACGTATGCTAAGCGACATCGAAAACATGAGCGAAGCACAAGCCAAAGCCATTCTTCAAGAAACAACAAAAGCATCGGAAGGGCGCGATAGCTTTTTAGGTATTGAAAGTAGTGGCATTATGATTTATGGTAGTAACACCATTCCTAAAGTTGATCCGCGAACACGTCCTTGGTACGTTATGGGGAAAACAACAGGTAAGGCTGGTATGACAGATATTTACCGCGGATCTGCTGATCCTATTGACCTTGTAGCTGTTATGGCACCGATTGTAAAAAATGGAAAGATTGTTGGTGTCGTTGCAACCTCATTTGAGCTCAAGCATATTGTAAAAGCTGTAAGCGACATCAATTTCAATGGTGGCTACGGAATGCTTTTGGATGCAAAAAAAATTATCGTTGCACATCCAAAAGCTGAAATGCTAGGTAAAGAGTCTATTTTAGCAACAAAACTCAAAGGAGATCCAGAAGGATTAATCGAATATGCTTTTGAAGGAGAAAATAAAATTTTTGCTTACAAAGCTTCTGAAGAAACAAACTGGATCCCAGGTATTACTTTCGATAAAGATATGGCATATGCTTTCTTAAATAGCCAAGTGAAAGAGCTCTTTATTATGGGGCTTATTATGCTCATTCTTTCTGTTGGTATTATGATTTTTTTAATTAAAATGCTCTTACAACCTCTCGATCAACTTAACCAAGTTGTTCAAGATCTTTCAAGTTCAGAAGGTGATCTTAGACAACGTCTTCAAGCAGCAAGCAATGATGAATTTGGCCAAGTATCGGGGAACATTAACAAATTCATTGAAAAACTTCATGAAATTGTTAAAAAATCAAAAGAGATCAGTAATGAAAATGCTTCTATTTCAGAAGAGCTCTCTCGTACAGCTTCTGAAGTCGTACGCAATGTTGATGCTGAGGCAAAAATTGTGAGTAAAACAAAAGATAACGGCATAGCGCTTACAAGCGCTATCGAGGCATCGGTACAAAAAGCAACAGCATCACAAGAGGCACTTCGTAAAACACAACAAGACATTAACACGGTTAAAAATCAAGCAGAGCAACTTGAACGTACCATGCAAGAAACTGCTGTAAAAGAGCAGAGTTTAGCGGATCGTTTAAATACCGTCAGTCACAATGCCAACGAAGTCAAAGAGGTCCTAAGCATCATTAGAGATATTGCTGATCAGACCAATTTGCTAGCCCTTAATGCGGCCATTGAAGCGGCACGTGCAGGCGAGCATGGACGTGGATTTGCCGTTGTTGCAGATGAAGTACGAAAACTCGCTGAGCGTACTCAAAAAAGCTTAGTAGAGATAGATGCAACCATTAATGTTGTTGTTCAATCTATCATGGATGCCAATACAGACATTGCTCATAATGCTGAGGAGGTTAATGCTCTTGCATCGATCTCCATAGAGTTACAAAATGGTATGAATAATATTGATACAACCATTCAAAAAACCATTCAAGATGCCCATGCAACCGTTGATAACTTTGTACATACGGCAACGCAAATCAAGGGAATGGTTGAAGAGATTGAAAAAATCAATGTGATTTCAAAAGAAAATGTCACCAGCATTGACAATGTTTCTCAAGCGAGTGAACATTTACATGCGATGACAGAAAATCTCAATAACGAACTCGGAAAATTTAAGTCCTAA
- a CDS encoding HAD family hydrolase: MNKAIIFDLDGTLLDTLEDIAISANFALTTLGFNAESTEKYRYFVGEGVFKLFENIFAQTPQTQEVIQEAVSLFESHYAKQFNQNTKLYDGVSKMLTFLQTRGFKMAILSNKPDSFTKMCTVKYLRSWKFDVVFGARNGVPRKPHPQGALDISSLLEIEPHRCYYLGDTMIDMQTANSAGMIALGALWGFREEDELREHGAKHLVKTPSEVIKLLAEV; encoded by the coding sequence ATGAATAAAGCGATCATTTTCGATCTTGATGGCACACTTCTTGATACGCTTGAAGATATTGCCATCAGTGCTAATTTTGCCTTGACAACGCTTGGTTTTAACGCTGAGTCAACAGAAAAATATCGTTATTTTGTAGGTGAGGGTGTTTTCAAACTTTTTGAAAACATCTTTGCCCAAACTCCTCAAACACAAGAGGTTATTCAAGAAGCTGTCAGCTTATTTGAAAGCCATTACGCCAAACAATTTAATCAAAATACTAAGCTTTACGATGGTGTGAGTAAGATGTTGACATTTTTGCAAACACGTGGCTTTAAAATGGCAATTCTTTCTAACAAACCCGATTCTTTTACCAAAATGTGCACTGTAAAATATCTACGGTCATGGAAATTTGACGTTGTTTTCGGTGCCCGTAATGGTGTCCCAAGAAAGCCTCATCCACAAGGTGCATTAGACATTAGTTCTCTCTTAGAGATAGAACCACATAGGTGTTATTATCTGGGTGATACAATGATCGACATGCAAACGGCTAATAGTGCTGGGATGATAGCCCTTGGTGCATTGTGGGGCTTTAGAGAAGAAGATGAACTACGAGAACATGGTGCAAAACATTTGGTGAAAACACCCAGCGAGGTCATAAAGCTCCTCGCCGAGGTTTAA
- the tkt gene encoding transketolase yields the protein MENKKILKKQADTIRFLAADMVQRANSGHPGAPMGLADIVTVLARHITHNPKNPKWLNRDRLIFSGGHASALVYSFLHLCGYDLSIEDLQNFRQLGSKTPGHPEYGDVPGVEVTTGPLGQGISNAVGFAMAAKYAATLLNKPKAEVITHKVYCLCGDGDLQEGISYEACSLAGHLGLDNLVVIYDSNAITIEGDTSIAWSEDVKRRFEAQGWEVSRIDGHDFDEINEVLEQSKEQTKPYLIIADTTIAKGACEMEGSHHAHGAPLGCEEIKNSKMKAGFDPEKSFSVDDDVRARFNCALEKGDLAEAGWNALVKNGLSAEQKALLEALLNPDFSKIEWPTFESDVATRDSNGKIINAIAKAIPSFLGGSADLGPSNKSELNGMGDFPFGPNIHFGIREHAMGAIINAFALYGLFIPYGATFFIFSDYMKPSVRLAALMKLKNFYIWTHDSIGVGEDGPTHQPIEQLSQFRALPNFYVYRPCDGRENVKAWQKALSMQAPAAFVCSRQKLKALKDDRVHGDVENGGYLLTKRDNATVTLLASGSEVYMALEVGCRLSKMGVATNIVSVPCFDLFVEQEKSYIDTVIDPKTKVFAIEASAGNEWYRFADEVIGMKRFGASAPADLLFKKFGLTSDAVTEKVCAALGVTYQASSGTSCKC from the coding sequence ATGGAAAATAAAAAAATATTGAAAAAACAAGCCGATACAATTCGTTTTTTAGCAGCAGATATGGTACAACGTGCAAACAGTGGTCACCCAGGTGCTCCTATGGGTTTAGCAGATATCGTAACAGTTTTAGCACGTCATATTACACATAATCCGAAAAATCCAAAATGGTTGAATCGCGATCGTTTAATCTTTAGTGGAGGACATGCTTCAGCGCTTGTGTACTCATTTTTACATCTATGTGGTTATGATCTTAGTATTGAAGATTTACAAAATTTTAGACAATTAGGTAGTAAAACACCAGGTCACCCTGAATATGGCGATGTTCCTGGTGTAGAAGTTACTACAGGCCCTTTAGGACAAGGTATTTCTAATGCCGTTGGTTTTGCGATGGCAGCAAAATATGCAGCAACACTTTTAAACAAACCAAAAGCAGAAGTGATTACCCATAAAGTTTACTGCTTATGTGGCGATGGTGACCTACAAGAAGGCATTAGCTACGAGGCGTGTTCACTTGCAGGACATCTAGGACTTGATAATTTAGTGGTTATTTATGATAGCAATGCCATTACGATTGAAGGAGATACTTCTATTGCATGGAGCGAAGATGTTAAACGTAGATTTGAAGCGCAAGGCTGGGAAGTTTCACGTATTGATGGACATGATTTCGATGAGATCAATGAAGTATTAGAGCAATCTAAAGAGCAAACAAAGCCTTACTTGATTATTGCAGATACGACGATTGCAAAAGGTGCATGTGAGATGGAAGGAAGCCATCATGCGCATGGTGCACCTCTTGGATGTGAAGAGATTAAAAACTCTAAAATGAAAGCAGGATTTGATCCTGAAAAAAGTTTTAGCGTAGATGACGATGTTCGTGCTCGTTTTAATTGTGCTCTTGAAAAAGGTGATCTTGCTGAAGCTGGGTGGAATGCGCTTGTTAAAAATGGATTGAGTGCTGAGCAAAAAGCGCTTCTTGAAGCTCTCTTAAATCCTGATTTTTCAAAAATTGAGTGGCCAACTTTTGAGAGTGATGTCGCAACACGCGATAGTAATGGAAAAATTATCAATGCAATTGCTAAAGCTATTCCTAGCTTCTTAGGGGGAAGTGCAGATCTTGGTCCATCAAATAAAAGTGAACTCAATGGCATGGGAGATTTCCCTTTTGGTCCTAATATTCACTTTGGTATTCGCGAACATGCTATGGGTGCTATTATCAATGCGTTTGCACTGTATGGTTTATTTATTCCTTATGGTGCGACATTCTTTATTTTCAGTGATTATATGAAGCCATCTGTTCGTTTAGCGGCATTGATGAAACTTAAAAACTTTTATATCTGGACACATGATAGTATTGGTGTCGGCGAAGATGGACCAACGCATCAGCCAATTGAGCAACTCAGTCAATTTAGAGCACTCCCTAACTTTTATGTTTACCGCCCATGTGATGGTAGAGAGAATGTAAAAGCATGGCAAAAAGCATTGAGTATGCAAGCTCCTGCAGCATTTGTGTGTTCACGTCAAAAACTAAAAGCGCTTAAAGATGATAGAGTGCATGGTGATGTTGAAAATGGTGGTTATTTGCTGACAAAACGTGATAACGCAACTGTAACATTACTGGCAAGTGGTAGTGAGGTGTATATGGCACTTGAAGTAGGGTGCAGACTTTCAAAAATGGGTGTTGCAACGAACATCGTTAGTGTGCCGTGTTTTGATCTTTTTGTTGAACAAGAAAAATCATACATCGATACGGTTATTGATCCTAAAACAAAAGTATTTGCGATTGAAGCAAGTGCCGGTAATGAATGGTACCGTTTTGCTGATGAAGTGATTGGTATGAAACGTTTTGGTGCGAGTGCTCCTGCAGATTTATTGTTTAAGAAATTTGGATTAACATCTGATGCTGTTACTGAAAAAGTTTGCGCTGCATTAGGTGTAACGTATCAGGCAAGCAGTGGTACTAGCTGCAAGTGCTAA
- a CDS encoding polyprenyl synthetase family protein, with translation MSSKELVEKFEQFLKVKLPVVESFHPHFSHAFGEMLDVGGKRFRPLLLLSVVESSKPLLIENALHVALGLEMMHTYSLIHDDLPCMDNAALRRGHPTLHVSYDETTAVLIGDALNTHAFYLLANAPLSAEIRIKLVSILSSDAGIYGMVLGQAIDCFFEDKHLNVDELSFLHLHKTAKLIAASLLMGAVICELDKATQEILYQFGLKLGLLFQVQDDIIDATLTSEEAGKPTQNDGHKNSFVNLLGLEGAKETKQKLLLELDGELEKLDAALSHRLKSIVEAYFKG, from the coding sequence TTGAGTTCTAAAGAGTTAGTAGAAAAGTTCGAGCAGTTTTTAAAAGTAAAGCTTCCTGTTGTTGAAAGTTTTCATCCACATTTTAGTCACGCTTTTGGCGAGATGCTTGATGTAGGAGGAAAGCGGTTCCGTCCTCTGTTGCTTCTTAGTGTTGTTGAAAGCTCCAAGCCTCTTTTAATTGAAAATGCCTTGCATGTAGCACTTGGGTTAGAAATGATGCATACGTATTCGCTGATTCATGATGATTTGCCATGTATGGATAATGCAGCGCTTAGACGAGGGCATCCTACATTGCATGTTAGCTATGATGAGACTACGGCTGTATTGATTGGCGATGCTTTAAATACTCATGCGTTTTATCTCTTGGCAAATGCTCCTTTAAGTGCTGAAATTAGAATTAAGCTGGTATCCATTCTTTCCAGTGATGCTGGAATCTACGGAATGGTTCTAGGTCAAGCAATTGATTGCTTTTTCGAAGATAAACATTTGAATGTAGATGAATTAAGTTTTTTACACCTTCATAAAACAGCTAAATTGATTGCAGCTTCGCTGCTTATGGGTGCTGTGATCTGTGAGTTAGATAAAGCAACTCAAGAGATACTTTATCAGTTTGGTCTTAAACTAGGACTTTTGTTTCAAGTGCAAGATGACATTATTGATGCAACATTGACAAGCGAAGAAGCGGGTAAACCAACACAAAATGATGGTCATAAGAACTCATTTGTCAATTTACTAGGACTAGAGGGTGCCAAAGAGACGAAGCAAAAACTTCTGCTTGAACTGGATGGTGAATTAGAAAAGCTTGATGCAGCTTTGTCGCATAGACTCAAAAGCATTGTCGAAGCATATTTTAAAGGATAG
- a CDS encoding PDZ domain-containing protein, producing MKRLGLFLFLATSALFGAEAPVASTPAPASKAEFVYPDFSQCYEKNKQSVVYFGKTRAIAISEKQAIAYSKEKPTVPFAKYDYYSNLYLFDSPKPLIPVKLKSTSEMKLGEWLVSMTDNSLVAVNASKIGKSANEFFEFGGVGEVNTLVGGLCCEMYGLGIGDKFFIGSESLQRFIDGKSASFQELGVRVVDGNESVIVDFVDPTFKDAKLKVGDKITLLNGKKVSNVTEFGDALKTFKDLTKVSAQIQRDNAWIEENILAPKPVVKKVEPKKVPLPETKKESYLQTKGFKFDNDLRLKEIARGSFAEQSGLKAGDRLIQIDQVPVERVSEADSYLAKARNREVSLLFDRDDFQFFVTLKR from the coding sequence GTGAAACGTCTAGGTCTCTTTCTTTTTTTAGCAACAAGTGCTCTTTTTGGAGCAGAAGCACCAGTAGCATCTACACCAGCTCCCGCTTCTAAAGCAGAGTTCGTATACCCTGATTTTTCACAATGTTATGAAAAAAACAAACAATCTGTTGTTTATTTTGGTAAAACAAGAGCGATTGCCATTAGTGAAAAGCAGGCAATTGCGTATTCAAAAGAAAAACCAACTGTGCCCTTTGCTAAGTATGATTATTACTCCAATCTCTATCTTTTCGACTCGCCAAAACCGCTTATTCCTGTAAAATTAAAATCAACCAGTGAGATGAAACTTGGTGAATGGCTTGTGAGCATGACGGACAACTCTTTGGTTGCAGTCAATGCTTCTAAAATAGGAAAAAGTGCCAATGAATTTTTTGAATTTGGTGGAGTGGGAGAAGTAAATACGCTAGTTGGTGGGCTATGCTGTGAAATGTATGGACTAGGAATTGGCGATAAATTTTTTATTGGATCTGAGTCTCTTCAGCGCTTCATCGATGGAAAATCAGCCTCATTTCAAGAGTTAGGGGTACGCGTTGTTGATGGCAATGAGAGTGTAATCGTTGATTTTGTGGATCCAACATTTAAAGATGCAAAATTAAAAGTAGGTGATAAAATCACACTGCTCAATGGTAAAAAAGTAAGCAATGTAACAGAATTTGGTGATGCCCTAAAAACATTTAAAGATCTTACAAAAGTGAGTGCACAAATTCAACGCGATAATGCATGGATTGAAGAAAATATTTTAGCACCAAAACCTGTTGTAAAAAAAGTCGAGCCTAAAAAAGTACCATTACCTGAAACCAAAAAAGAGAGCTATTTACAAACGAAAGGGTTTAAGTTTGACAATGATCTTAGACTCAAAGAGATCGCACGTGGTTCTTTTGCTGAACAAAGTGGTTTAAAAGCAGGTGATCGTTTAATTCAAATTGATCAAGTACCAGTAGAGCGAGTTTCTGAGGCTGATTCTTATTTGGCTAAGGCACGTAATCGAGAGGTCAGTCTCTTATTTGACCGTGACGATTTCCAATTTTTTGTAACATTGAAACGTTGA
- a CDS encoding YbaB/EbfC family nucleoid-associated protein translates to MFENFDLSKMSAMLEEAQKQAQKMQEDASNKEFTAKSGGGMVSVSMNGNGELIDITLDDSLLSDKESLQILLISAINDVSKMVEDNKKLATTQMLSSIGGFGAKS, encoded by the coding sequence ATGTTTGAAAATTTTGATCTTTCAAAAATGAGTGCGATGCTTGAAGAGGCACAAAAACAAGCTCAAAAAATGCAAGAAGATGCAAGCAATAAAGAGTTCACTGCTAAAAGTGGCGGTGGCATGGTAAGTGTCAGTATGAATGGAAATGGTGAACTCATTGATATAACGCTCGATGATTCACTTTTAAGCGACAAAGAATCGTTGCAGATTCTCCTTATAAGTGCAATCAATGATGTTTCCAAAATGGTAGAAGATAACAAAAAACTAGCGACAACTCAGATGCTTTCCAGCATTGGAGGATTTGGCGCAAAAAGTTAA
- the panD gene encoding aspartate 1-decarboxylase has protein sequence MTLEMLYSKIHRATVTDANLNYVGSITIDKELIEASNLNVGQKVEVVNINNGERFTTYVIEGKAGGKDICLNGAAARKAHIGDKIIIIAYAHMTKGEMEAFKPTVVLVDESNTLVEVRDYI, from the coding sequence ATGACGCTTGAGATGTTATACAGTAAAATTCATAGAGCGACTGTAACTGACGCTAATTTGAATTATGTAGGTTCTATTACAATTGATAAAGAACTTATTGAAGCTTCTAACCTAAATGTAGGACAAAAAGTAGAAGTAGTCAATATTAATAACGGTGAACGCTTTACAACGTATGTTATTGAAGGCAAAGCGGGTGGAAAAGATATCTGCCTCAATGGTGCAGCAGCACGAAAAGCCCATATTGGTGATAAAATTATTATTATTGCGTATGCACATATGACAAAAGGTGAAATGGAAGCTTTCAAACCAACGGTAGTATTGGTCGATGAAAGTAATACTTTGGTTGAAGTGAGAGATTACATCTAA
- a CDS encoding UDP-N-acetylmuramoyl-L-alanyl-D-glutamate--2,6-diaminopimelate ligase — translation MKIDLQNHEPFLYITDNSNECNASSIFMISDQNALYKQSAIDHGCTKIISAKECIDLLGIVDKIKIIGITGTNGKTTTAAAIYSILLDLGKKVGLQGTRGCFINDHRIEDKSLTTPPILQTIKNLKMAVDAGCEYFVMEVSSHAIVQNRIDGLSFALKILTNITQDHLDFHKTIDEYIAVKSSFFEDESLKLINKDESKIRFNRTNAMSYGIEHPATYKILAYSLKEGISAAVAKIDKVYDFESPLHGFFNLYNILAAISAVDMLGVAPMEAICEAVEHFGGVEGRMEVVSSDPLVIVDFAHTPDGMEKVLDSMKERDLVVVFGAGGDRDRTKRPKMGAMAERYAKKIVVTSDNPRSEDPQSIINEILAGMHPNEHLEVEVDRHKAIEKALLKQGKDEVLLILGKGDETYQEIQGKKYPFDDREVVKSIIAQWAKQK, via the coding sequence TTGAAAATAGATTTGCAAAACCATGAACCGTTTTTATATATAACGGATAATTCAAATGAGTGTAATGCTTCAAGCATTTTTATGATAAGTGATCAAAATGCTCTTTATAAACAAAGTGCAATTGATCATGGTTGTACAAAAATTATCTCTGCGAAAGAGTGTATTGATCTTCTTGGAATTGTGGATAAGATTAAAATTATTGGTATCACAGGAACCAATGGCAAAACAACAACAGCTGCTGCAATTTACTCCATACTTCTTGATTTAGGTAAAAAAGTTGGCTTACAGGGTACAAGAGGTTGTTTTATCAATGATCATCGCATCGAGGATAAAAGCCTTACTACCCCACCTATTTTACAAACGATCAAAAATTTAAAAATGGCAGTGGATGCAGGATGTGAATACTTTGTTATGGAAGTGAGTTCTCACGCAATTGTACAAAATCGTATAGATGGGCTTAGTTTTGCTCTCAAAATTCTAACCAATATTACGCAAGATCATCTTGATTTTCACAAAACAATTGATGAATACATCGCCGTAAAAAGTAGCTTTTTTGAAGATGAGAGTTTGAAACTTATCAATAAAGACGAAAGCAAAATTCGTTTTAATCGTACCAATGCCATGAGTTATGGTATTGAACATCCTGCAACGTACAAAATTTTAGCGTACTCACTAAAAGAAGGCATTAGTGCGGCAGTCGCTAAAATCGATAAAGTATATGATTTTGAATCACCTCTGCATGGCTTTTTTAATCTCTATAATATCCTTGCAGCCATTAGCGCTGTTGATATGTTAGGTGTTGCGCCTATGGAAGCTATTTGTGAAGCTGTAGAGCATTTTGGTGGTGTTGAAGGACGTATGGAAGTGGTAAGCAGTGATCCTTTGGTCATCGTTGATTTTGCACATACGCCAGATGGTATGGAAAAAGTTCTTGATAGCATGAAAGAACGCGATCTAGTTGTTGTTTTTGGTGCAGGTGGAGATCGTGATCGTACCAAGCGTCCTAAAATGGGAGCAATGGCAGAGCGCTATGCAAAAAAAATTGTGGTTACAAGTGATAATCCACGTTCTGAAGATCCACAAAGCATTATCAATGAAATTTTGGCTGGTATGCATCCAAATGAACATTTAGAAGTGGAAGTAGATCGTCATAAGGCTATTGAAAAAGCATTATTGAAACAAGGAAAGGATGAAGTCTTGCTGATTCTTGGTAAAGGAGATGAAACCTACCAAGAGATTCAAGGGAAAAAATATCCCTTTGATGACAGGGAAGTTGTAAAAAGCATTATCGCTCAATGGGCTAAGCAAAAATAG